The following are from one region of the Hippocampus zosterae strain Florida chromosome 9, ASM2543408v3, whole genome shotgun sequence genome:
- the il19l gene encoding interleukin 19 like yields the protein MMTSLLYFSLGLLVGLAANPALILSLVNNCSVSVHMPELRRYYSEIRTKAIREDTEIGVRILSRMAMRDVQNDQTCCFLRLLLRFYVERVFRNFACDQPQEQRSSSALANAFVAMKRNINKCHCLCNEGTHKAIESLETHFTELSTDKAAKKAVAELDTLLDWLDEVDQASHSVMM from the exons ATGATGACAAGCTTGCTCTACTTCTCGCTCGGTCTCCTGGTCGGCCTTGCGGCCAACCCTGCGCTCATCTTGTCGCTGGTCAACAACTGCAGCGTCAGCGTCCACATGCCGGAGCTACGAAGATATTACTCCGAAATACGCACGAAAGCG ATTCGAGAAGACACAGAGATTGGAGTGAGGATTCTGAGCAGAATGGCAATGAGAGACGTTCAG AATGATCAGACATGCTGCTTCCTGCGCCTGCTCCTACGCTTCTATGTGGAGAGGGTGTTCCGCAACTTTGCCTGCGATCAGCCACAGGAGCAACGCAGCTCCAGTGCCCTGGCCAATGCTTTTGTGGCCATGAAACGGAATATCAACAAATGT CACTGCCTCTGCAACGAGGGGACGCACAAAGCAATCGAGTCTCTGGAAACGCACTTTACCGAG CTGTCCACCGACAAGGCGGCGAAGAAGGCCGTCGCGGAGTTGGATACACTACTGGATTGGCTGGACGAAGTGGACCAGGCATCTCACTCAGTGATGATGTGA